Genomic DNA from Terriglobales bacterium:
GGCTACTATGGCGGCCCGCCGCGCCTGCCGCTGCTGCCCCCCACCGCCGAGATCAAGGCGGAGATCGAGCGCCTGATGGCCGACATCCGCAACTGATCCTCTTGACCATTGCGGGCGGACACCCTTAAGATAGAGAAAAGTTCGAACGAACGTTCGAATAGGGCACGACCACAGGGCATGGCCACCGCCACCTCCAACCTGCGCCCGCGCGCGGCGCGCGACGCCTCGCGTCCGCCCGCTCCCCAGCGCTTCGACCGGCGCCTGGGCCAGCTTTTGCGCTGCGCCACCGAGGTCTTCTGCGACAAGGGCTACGAAGGCGCCAGCATGCGCGACCTCTCCCGCGCCTCCGGCATGAGCCTGGCCGGCCTCTATTACTACGCCGAGAGCAAAGAAAAGCTGCTCTACCTCATCCAGAAGCACACCTTCACCACCATCATGCAGCGGCTGCGCGAGCGGCTGGCCGGCGTCGCCGACCCCGCCCAGCGCCTGCGCGTCTTCATCCAGAACCATCTGGAGTACTTCCTGGCGCACCAGGCGGCCATGAAGGTTCTCTCCCACGAGGACGAGGTGCTCAAGAACAGCTACGGCAGCGAGGTGCGCGCGCTCAAGCGCGAGTACTACCGCATCTGCCTGGGCCTGATGGACGACCTGAAGCGCCGCCAAGGGGTAGAATCAGCCAAGCACCACGGGGTCGAAAGCCGCACCGCGGTCCTCAGCCTGTTCGGCATGATGAACTGGCTCTACACCTGGTATAACCCGCGCCTGGACGGCGATGCCGAGAGCCTGGCGCGGCAGATGGGCGACATTTTCCTGCACGGCGTGCGAGCCCCGGCGGTCCGGCGCGCGTCGCGGTCCAAGCAATGATTTTCTATTTCACGAGACGAGGAGCCTGACATGGCAGCCAGCACCGAAACCGCCACCAAGCAACTGGTCACCTACCGCAAGGACGCGGGCGTGGGCATCATCACCATGGACGATCCCCCGGCCAACACCTACACCTACGAGATGAACCGCCAGCTCGACGACGCCATCCTCAAGGCGCGCATGGACAACGACGTCTACGTGATCGTGCTGACAGGCGCGGGCGAAAAGTTCTTCTCCGCCGGGGCCAACATCAAGATGCTCTCCAGCGTGGACCCCACCTTCAAATATTTCTTTTGCCTGCACGCCAACGAGATGCTGCTGCGTCTGGAGCACACGCCCAAGCTGGTGATCGCGGCGCTGAACGGGCACACCGTGGGCGGCGGCCTGGAGATCGCCATGGCCGCCGACCTGCGCATCGCGCGCAAGGACGCGGGCAAGATCGGCCTGCCCGAGGTCAACCTGGGCGTGCTGCCCGGCACCGGCGGGACGCAGCGCCTCTCGCGCATCGTGGGCAAGTCGAAGGCCATCGAGCTCATGGTCACCGGCAACACCTTCAGCTTCGAAGAGGCCAAGGAACTCGGGCTGGTCAACGACATCTTCGAGCGCGAGAACTTCATGGACAACGTGCTGGAGTACGCCCGCCAATTCTGCCCGCCCAACAAGGCAGCCAAGGCGGTGGGGCGCATCAAGCGCGCGGTGCAGACCGGGTGGGAGATCCCCATGGAGTCGGCGCTGGCGGTGGAGCGCGAGAACCAGCAGCTCCTCTTCCAGAGCGAGGACGCCAAGGAAGGTCTGGCGGCTTACGTGGACAAGCGCCCGGCCACCTTCACGGCGAAGTAGACGACTTAAGGCTCGAGATGAGTCACGGCCGGAGCTCCGTTGGCGATTGGGTGCTGATCATCATTGCCCTGATCGTCATTCTGACCCCGAGCTTCATTGAAGTCGACTTTGTGAAGAAGCTCTACCACAGCAGTCCGGGCCTCTTCTGGTTCGTGGTCGCTGCCGTGGTAGCCGGGGTCGGCATAGCCTTTTGGCTCCGCCGCTCACATTCGGAAGGATGAGATAGAGCGATGTTGACTGCAAGCAAAGCACAAGTGAAGCCAGGCAAGCTGCTGATCGGCGGCGAGTGGGCGGAGGCGGCGAGCGGCAAGCGCTTCCCGACCCTCAACCCCGCAACCGCCGAGAGCCTAACCGATATCGCCGAGGGTGGCGCCGCCGACGTCGACCGCGCCGTGGCCGCGGCCCGCAAGGCCTTCGAGGCCTCGGGCAAGGGTGCCTGGCGCTCGCTCTCCGCCAGCGAGCGCGGGCGCCTCCTCTGGAAGCTCGCCGACCTGATCGAGAAGAACATCGAGGAGCTGGCCGAGCTGGAGACGCTCGACAACGGCAAGCCCATCTTCGAATCCCGCTACGTGGACATGCCCATGGTGGCCGACGTCTTCCGCTACTACGCCGGCTGGGCCACCAAGATCCAGGGCGAGACGGTCAACACCTTCGAGAGCGCCTTCACCTACACCCTGCGCGAGCCGGTGGGGGTGGTGGGCGCCATCGTGGCCTGGAACTTCCCGCTGCTGCTGGCCTCGTGGAAGCTGGGCCCGGCGCTGGCCTGCGGCTGCACCGTGGTGCTCAAGCCGGCGGAGCAGACGCCGCTCACCGGGCTGCGCTTCGGTGAACTGTGCCAGGAGGCAGGGCTGCCCGCGGGCGTGGTCAACATCGTGACCGGAGGGCCGGAGGCGGGCGCGGCGCTGGTGCGCCATCCCGGGGTGGACAAAGTTGCCTTCACCGGCTCGACTGCGGTGGGCAAGGAGATCATGCGCTCCGCCGCCGACACCCTGAAGCGCATCACCCTGGAGCTGGGCGGTAAGTCGCCCAACATCGTCTTCGCCGACTCCGACCTGGACGCGGCGGTGAAGGGCGCCATCAACGGCATCTTCTACGGCAAGGGCGAGGTGTGCTGCGCGGGCTCGCGCCTCTTCGTCGAGTCCAAGGTGCAGGACGAGTTCCTGGGCAAGCTGGTGGAGCGCGCCAAGAAGCTCCAGCCCGGCGACCCGCTCGATCCCAAGACCCGCCTGGGCGCCATCGTCAGCCAGGAGCAGATGAAGCAGATCCTGGGCTACATCGAGACGGGGCAGAAGGAAGGGGCGCAGCTACTGGCCGGGGGCAAGCGCGCCGCCGTCAACGGCGACAAAGGATATTTCGTCGAGCCCACCATCTTCGGCGGGGTCAAGAACGAGATGAAGATCGCGCAAGAGGAGATCTTCGGGCCGGTGCTGGCCACCCTCGGCTTCGACGACATCGAGCAGGTAGCCGAGCTGGCCAACCGCAACGTCTACGGCCTGGCCGCCGCCATCTGGACGCGCGACGTCAAGAAGGCGCACGCGCTCTCGCGCCGGCTGAAAGCGGGCACGGTGTGGATCAACACCTACGGCCTGATGGACGCGGCCCTGCCCTTTGGCGGCTTCAAGCAGTCGGGTTTCGGGCGGGAGCTGGGCGCGCACGCCATCGAGCATTACACCGAGCTCAAGACGGTGTGGTTGAGTCTATGAGCGAGCACGCACACGGCCGGGAAGGGCACTACCGCATGCTGGAGAAGATGTACGCGGTGGCGCCCATCAACCAGTACTACGCGCCCCGCATGAAGGTGTCGCACGGCGCGGCCGAGGTGGTGATCCCCATCCAGGAGAAGTTCTTTCACGCCGCCGGCGCAGCCCACGGCTCGGTCTACTTCAAGGCCATGGACGACGCCGCGTTCTTCGCCGTGAACTCGCTGGTGGACGATTATTTCGTGCTGACCGCGACCTTCAGCGTCTACCTGATCCGGCCCATCTCCGGCGGGGAGATGCGGGCGGTGGGCACGGTGGTGCACAAGGGCGGCAGCTTCTTCATCGCGGAGTCGGTGCTCTACGACTCCGAGCAGCGCGAGATCGCGCGCGGCAACGGCACCTTCGTCAAGAGCAAGATCAAGCTCGCCCCCGAGATGGGGTATCGGGGCTAGAAACCGAGGTCATTCATGCCAGGAAAAGTCTTCACGATCGGCAGCTTCAGCGACTGGGTGGGAATGTTCAACGACTGGCGCAAGGAGATCGGTGTGGACACCGACGACATCCGCGCCTTCCATTTCGACACCCTCTACGGCGCCATCGAGACCGACGAGATCCAGTTCGGCTCCTTCAAGGGACGCAAGAAGTGGGAGAACGTGCGCCAGATCCCGACGCAGCAGATGCGCGACGCCCTGCTCAACATGATCGTCTACCAGGGCGACACCGAGTTCGCCTCGGTGGAGCAGCAGCGCCACCTGTTCGAGAGCGCGCCCACCGACTGGGACCGCAAGGCGCTCACCCGCGTCATGATCGAGGAGATGCGCCACGGCTGGCAGATGTGCGCCCTCCTGGTGGACTACTTCGGCGCCTCCGGCAAAGTGGAAGCGCAGAAGCTGCTGGAGCGCCGCGCCTTCGAGAACCAGCGGCTGCTGGGCGCCTTCAACGTGGACGTCGACAACTGGCTCGACTTCTTCACTTACACCGACTTCGTCGACCGCGACGGCAAGTTCCAGTTGCAGATGCTGAAGTACTCCGCCTTCGCACCCCTGGGACGCTCCATGTCCTACATGCTGCGCGAGGAGGCCTTCCACATGGGCACCGGCAACGACGGCCTGGCGCGCATCGTGAAGGCGGGCGTCATCCCGGCGTGGCTGCTGCAGAAGTACCTGAACAAGTGGATCTCCTGCTCCCACGACCTCTTCGGCACCGATCATTCCTCGTCCGCGCACTGGGCCTACGTGTGGGGCGTGAAGGGACGCTACGACGAGCCCAAGAACACAACCGAGCCCGACCTCGATGACATCAACGACTACAACCGCCACCTCTACCACGAGGAGGTGGCCGGGCTGATCGAGCGCTTCAATGGAGTGCTGAAGGCGGGTGAGCCCAGGCTCTATGCCCCGCACATCAAGTTCAACCGCGCCATTGGGCGCTGGGCGGGACAGAAGTTCCACCCCCAGAGCGGCGAGCCGCTGGAGGAGAAGGAATACCAGCAGCGCTGGAACGAATTCATGCCCACGGCCGAGGACAAGAAGCTGCTGCTGGAGATCATCGGCAGCGAGAAGAACTGGATCGCGCCCAAGGAAGGCGCGCGCGACCCGCTGGCCAGCATCGGCGAAGTGCGCAAGAGCGCGATAAACCTTTAGCACTTAGCAATTAGCACTTGGCACTTAGCCCCCAACCGTTGCCGGCTAAATGCTAACGGCTAAGTGCTAAGTGCCGGTATCCATGAGCGCAACCGTCGACCACATCCCGAAGACGGGCACGAGCTACACGCTCAACGAGCTGATGGTGTGCGCCGCGGCGCGCGAGATCCGCGACCGCGAGGTGGTGTTCGTGGGCATGCGGCTGCCGCTGATCGCCTTCGTGGTGGCCAAGCGCACCCACGCACCCAACGCTGTTGGTGTCTTCGAGAACGGGGTGATCCGCACGACGCCCGCGCCCGAATTGATCTACACCATGGCTGACCCGCCTAACCTCCTCGGCGCCACCCAGTGTCTCGACATGCTGGGCGTGATGAGCCTGCTGCAGTCCGGGCGGGTGGACTTGGGCTTCCTGGGAGCGGCGGAGGTGGACCGTTACGGCAATCTGAATTCCACCCAGATCGGCTCGACCAACGACCAACGACCAACGACTAACGACCGGTTCGTCCGCCTCCCCGGCTCCGGCGGCGCCTGCGACATCGCCTCCCTGGCCAAGCGCTTCGTGGTGCTGCTGGAGCACGCGAAGCATCGGCTGCCGGAGCGCGTCAGCTACATCACCAGCCCGGGGAACGGCGAAGGCGCGGGTTGGCGCGGGCGTGTAGGCCTGCCGCGCGGCGGCCCGGCGGCGGTCATCACCAGCAAGGCGATCCTGCGCTTCGGCGAGGATGGCGAGGCGTATCTTGCTTCCGTGCATCCCGGAGTGACGGTGGACG
This window encodes:
- a CDS encoding TetR/AcrR family transcriptional regulator, translated to MATATSNLRPRAARDASRPPAPQRFDRRLGQLLRCATEVFCDKGYEGASMRDLSRASGMSLAGLYYYAESKEKLLYLIQKHTFTTIMQRLRERLAGVADPAQRLRVFIQNHLEYFLAHQAAMKVLSHEDEVLKNSYGSEVRALKREYYRICLGLMDDLKRRQGVESAKHHGVESRTAVLSLFGMMNWLYTWYNPRLDGDAESLARQMGDIFLHGVRAPAVRRASRSKQ
- a CDS encoding enoyl-CoA hydratase/isomerase family protein; this encodes MAASTETATKQLVTYRKDAGVGIITMDDPPANTYTYEMNRQLDDAILKARMDNDVYVIVLTGAGEKFFSAGANIKMLSSVDPTFKYFFCLHANEMLLRLEHTPKLVIAALNGHTVGGGLEIAMAADLRIARKDAGKIGLPEVNLGVLPGTGGTQRLSRIVGKSKAIELMVTGNTFSFEEAKELGLVNDIFERENFMDNVLEYARQFCPPNKAAKAVGRIKRAVQTGWEIPMESALAVERENQQLLFQSEDAKEGLAAYVDKRPATFTAK
- a CDS encoding CoA-transferase, with the protein product MSATVDHIPKTGTSYTLNELMVCAAAREIRDREVVFVGMRLPLIAFVVAKRTHAPNAVGVFENGVIRTTPAPELIYTMADPPNLLGATQCLDMLGVMSLLQSGRVDLGFLGAAEVDRYGNLNSTQIGSTNDQRPTTNDRFVRLPGSGGACDIASLAKRFVVLLEHAKHRLPERVSYITSPGNGEGAGWRGRVGLPRGGPAAVITSKAILRFGEDGEAYLASVHPGVTVDDVAANTGWKLRLGAEVGQTAEPSAAELKAIREYDTKGFWTS
- a CDS encoding PaaI family thioesterase produces the protein MSEHAHGREGHYRMLEKMYAVAPINQYYAPRMKVSHGAAEVVIPIQEKFFHAAGAAHGSVYFKAMDDAAFFAVNSLVDDYFVLTATFSVYLIRPISGGEMRAVGTVVHKGGSFFIAESVLYDSEQREIARGNGTFVKSKIKLAPEMGYRG
- a CDS encoding Phenylacetic acid catabolic protein is translated as MPGKVFTIGSFSDWVGMFNDWRKEIGVDTDDIRAFHFDTLYGAIETDEIQFGSFKGRKKWENVRQIPTQQMRDALLNMIVYQGDTEFASVEQQRHLFESAPTDWDRKALTRVMIEEMRHGWQMCALLVDYFGASGKVEAQKLLERRAFENQRLLGAFNVDVDNWLDFFTYTDFVDRDGKFQLQMLKYSAFAPLGRSMSYMLREEAFHMGTGNDGLARIVKAGVIPAWLLQKYLNKWISCSHDLFGTDHSSSAHWAYVWGVKGRYDEPKNTTEPDLDDINDYNRHLYHEEVAGLIERFNGVLKAGEPRLYAPHIKFNRAIGRWAGQKFHPQSGEPLEEKEYQQRWNEFMPTAEDKKLLLEIIGSEKNWIAPKEGARDPLASIGEVRKSAINL
- a CDS encoding aldehyde dehydrogenase family protein, whose translation is MKPGKLLIGGEWAEAASGKRFPTLNPATAESLTDIAEGGAADVDRAVAAARKAFEASGKGAWRSLSASERGRLLWKLADLIEKNIEELAELETLDNGKPIFESRYVDMPMVADVFRYYAGWATKIQGETVNTFESAFTYTLREPVGVVGAIVAWNFPLLLASWKLGPALACGCTVVLKPAEQTPLTGLRFGELCQEAGLPAGVVNIVTGGPEAGAALVRHPGVDKVAFTGSTAVGKEIMRSAADTLKRITLELGGKSPNIVFADSDLDAAVKGAINGIFYGKGEVCCAGSRLFVESKVQDEFLGKLVERAKKLQPGDPLDPKTRLGAIVSQEQMKQILGYIETGQKEGAQLLAGGKRAAVNGDKGYFVEPTIFGGVKNEMKIAQEEIFGPVLATLGFDDIEQVAELANRNVYGLAAAIWTRDVKKAHALSRRLKAGTVWINTYGLMDAALPFGGFKQSGFGRELGAHAIEHYTELKTVWLSL